A window of the Arachis duranensis cultivar V14167 chromosome 5, aradu.V14167.gnm2.J7QH, whole genome shotgun sequence genome harbors these coding sequences:
- the LOC110281062 gene encoding uncharacterized protein LOC110281062, translating into MGKSWKDTRGRLFDSHYKPKRTLEQNLEQRSEGIPREHWKWFIEYRNDPATKAKCKQNALNRKKQLYTHTGGSKSLARAREEESQLQGRTVGRGEVWILNHKRSDGNYIHEEARRIGEKIFEIEQLDESTRILSENDSLAQALGKEHPGRVRGMGHGPTPSQLFRLSLQPLVDRAQVEETQRMLCELQAKVTTEKLKRKAMEDELAAEKNKRQEIESVLSYLVKQQCGELPPDIAARMNSLDRHGGT; encoded by the exons ATGGGGAAGTCTTGGAAGGACACAAGGGGGAGGCTGTTTGACTCGCATTACAAACCAAAAAGGACACTTGAGCAGAATCTTGAGCAGCGCTCTGAGGGAATTCCTAGAGAGCATTGGAAGTGGTTCATTGAGTATCGTAATGATCCTGCAACAAAG GCGAAGTGCAAACAAAACGCGCTGAATCGAAAGAAGCAACTTTACACGCACACTGGCGGATCTAAAAGCTTGGCAAGGGCTAGGGAAGAAGAG TCACAACTACAAGGGAGGACTGTTGGTAGGGGAGAAGTATGGATTCTAAATCACAAAAGATCTGATGGCAACTATATACATGAAGAAGCTCGGAGGATTGGT GAAAAAATTTTTGAGATTGAGCAATTGGATGAATCTACAAGAATATTGTCAGAGAATGATTCCCTTGCCCAAGCTCTGGGCAAAGAGCACCCGGGTAGAGTGCGTGGGATGGGACACGGGCCGACACCAAGTCAACTCTTTCGTCTGAGTTTGCAGCCGCTGGTAGATAGAGCTCAAGTAGAAGAGACCCAAAGGATGCTGTGTGAACTACAAGCGAAGGTGACGACCGAAAAATTGAAGAGGAAAGCAATGGAGGATGAATTAGCAGCAGAGAAGAATAAGAGGCAGGAAATAGAGAGTGTGCTGAGTTATCTGGTCAAACAGCAATGTGGGGAGCTGCCTCCAGACATCGCTGCACGGATGAATTCTTTGGACAGACATGGAGGAACATAG
- the LOC107488935 gene encoding metalloendoproteinase 1-like: MADDGCAWNPHGHLPLILYKYSLVISNKCSKHYSKTLIYPRNTVIAFVINMKAYLLSLLLIFVLFDTVPTLSSAINFRPSDKLISDFNNNKGRFEKFPWKIVNHFKNTDEKGRLKERELPTNFTEVLEKWLKLKSEIESRSISVEIDGLKTVKEYLSRYGYMPRSKSFTNALEPRTESAIKTYQKFFNLKASGMLDEETVEQMALLRCGVPDVNFTFHLSETRGLSWPLGTGWFPKPRRELTYSFPRASKFSPKAINVFRDSFKRWSLAVGVVNFTETKEYDTADIKIATLPSGSKLFGVEMVGATVMVKQSYYHKIVNGRRSSSDHHSRDGGDGLAYGILFFDNSKYWAYPADNLASKRLWKFGVVDLETVVMHQIGHLVGLRHSSDKDSIMYPSILPDQQRKVHLSKNDKEQIHKVYFSSGP, from the coding sequence ATGGCTGATGATGGCTGTGCGTGGAACCCTCATGGTCATCTTCCTCTAATCCTCTATAAATACTCTCTTGTTATCTCCAACAAGTGCTCAAAACATTACTCAAAGACTCTCATATATCCAAGAAATACAGTAATAGCTTTCGTCATCAATATGAAAGCATATCTTCTCTCCCTGTTACTCATCTTTGTCCTCTTCGACACCGTCCCAACACTCTCATCGGCAATAAATTTCAGACCATCTGACAAACTTATCTCcgatttcaacaataataaaggAAGGTTCGAGAAATTCCCATGGAAGATCGTTAACCATTTCAAGAATACAGATGAAAAGGGAAGATTAAAAGAACGAGAACTTCCTACCAATTTTACAGAAGTTCTTGAAAAGTGGCTCAAATTAAAGTCAGAGATCGAGAGTAGGTCAATTAGTGTGGAAATTGACGGCCTCAAGACGGTGAAAGAGTATTTGTCCAGATACGGATACATGCCGCGCTCCAAATCATTCACCAACGCCCTCGAACCCCGCACGGAATCAGCTATCAAGACCTACCAGAAGTTCTTCAATCTGAAAGCTAGTGGAATGTTAGACGAAGAAACTGTTGAACAGATGGCCCTGCTACGGTGCGGTGTGCCGGACGTGAATTTCACCTTCCACCTCTCCGAAACCCGTGGCTTGTCATGGCCTCTAGGCACGGGCTGGTTCCCTAAGCCCCGCAGGGAGCTCACCTACAGTTTTCCTCGAGCGAGCAAGTTCTCACCGAAGGCGATCAATGTGTTCAGAGATTCGTTCAAGCGGTGGTCGCTTGCCGTAGGGGTGGTCAATTTCACCGAGACGAAGGAGTACGATACGGCGGACATCAAGATTGCGACATTGCCTTCCGGCAGCAAACTATTTGGAGTGGAAATGGTGGGGGCCACAGTTATGGTAAAGCAGTCCTATTATCATAAGATTGTTAATGGCCGTCGTTCTTCTTCTGATCACCATTCTCGTGATGGTGGCGATGGTCTTGCTTATGGGATCCTGTTTTTTGATAACTCTAAATACTGGGCGTATCCCGCCGACAACTTGGCCAGCAAGCGGCTGTGGAAGTTCGGGGTGGTTGACTTGGAGACGGTGGTGATGCACCAGATTGGTCATCTCGTGGGGCTTCGCCACTCGTCTGACAAGGATTCCATCATGTATCCTTCCATTTTGCCTGACCAGCAAAGGAAGGTGCACCTTTCTAAGAATGATAAAGAGCAGATCCACAAAGTTTATTTCTCCAGCGGGCCCTAA